One window from the genome of Thermus caldifontis encodes:
- a CDS encoding sulfite oxidase, which produces MEKVDRRTTLKLMGMGAALLATGGRGLAQQTPTADQLVKGKNPKLIVLSQRPVVMETPYDLLASNPERTSKEILYIRNNVDLPGYNTVEGASPQGWKVEVGGLVDKPFTFEASELFALPQTEVTMVLQCSGNGRTLYNPRPSGNPWQRGGVGNVTFRGVRLKDFLAAKGVKVSEKALFITAHASRQGNAPEFVRSVPIHALEHALLALYMNGEPLPAVHGGPVRLVFPGYFGVNNVKWVEKIEFAEGENTTAEQVPRYRVPVIPNTHLPFLPQEPGKRYPYTLQNSRPNWLVTLNSFIFAPLEGQTVEGPYVRVEGVAFNDGIVPIVSVEVSTNGGRTWHQAQLATQGKAFAWVRWRTTLYLRPGQHEVMARAWDAAGRSQPLDGNIAWNERGYEYNGVMRVKFTVA; this is translated from the coding sequence ATGGAAAAGGTCGATCGGCGTACCACCCTCAAGCTCATGGGTATGGGGGCGGCACTTCTGGCCACAGGCGGGCGGGGCTTGGCCCAACAGACCCCTACCGCAGACCAGCTGGTAAAGGGGAAGAACCCCAAGCTCATCGTCCTCTCCCAGCGCCCCGTGGTCATGGAAACCCCCTATGACCTTTTGGCCAGCAACCCCGAGCGCACCTCTAAGGAAATCCTCTATATCCGCAACAACGTGGACCTCCCCGGGTACAACACCGTGGAAGGGGCCAGCCCCCAGGGTTGGAAGGTGGAGGTGGGAGGGCTGGTGGACAAGCCCTTCACCTTTGAGGCCAGTGAGCTTTTCGCCCTGCCCCAGACCGAGGTCACCATGGTCCTCCAGTGCTCGGGCAACGGGCGCACCCTCTACAACCCCCGTCCCTCAGGCAACCCCTGGCAACGGGGTGGGGTAGGTAACGTCACCTTCCGCGGCGTGCGCCTCAAAGACTTCCTGGCAGCCAAAGGGGTCAAGGTGAGCGAGAAGGCCCTCTTCATCACCGCCCATGCCAGCCGCCAGGGCAACGCCCCCGAGTTTGTGCGCTCCGTGCCCATCCATGCCCTGGAGCATGCCCTCCTGGCCCTTTACATGAACGGCGAACCCCTGCCCGCCGTCCACGGCGGACCGGTACGCTTGGTGTTCCCCGGCTACTTCGGGGTGAACAACGTGAAGTGGGTGGAAAAGATCGAGTTTGCCGAGGGCGAGAACACCACCGCCGAGCAGGTGCCCCGCTACCGGGTGCCCGTAATCCCCAACACCCACCTCCCCTTCCTGCCCCAGGAGCCTGGAAAGCGCTATCCCTACACCCTGCAGAACTCCCGCCCCAACTGGCTGGTCACCCTGAATAGCTTCATCTTTGCCCCCCTGGAGGGCCAGACGGTGGAAGGCCCTTACGTGCGGGTGGAGGGGGTGGCCTTCAACGACGGCATCGTGCCCATCGTGAGCGTGGAGGTTTCCACCAACGGAGGGCGCACCTGGCACCAGGCGCAGCTGGCCACCCAGGGGAAAGCCTTTGCCTGGGTCCGCTGGCGGACCACCCTCTACCTGCGCCCCGGGCAGCACGAGGTCATGGCCCGGGCCTGGGACGCCGCCGGCCGCAGCCAGCCCCTGGATGGCAACATCGCCTGGAACGAGCGGGGCTACGAGTATAACGGCGTGATGCGGGTGAAGTTCACCGTGGCCTAG
- the rraA gene encoding ribonuclease E activity regulator RraA, producing MDWRTTDLSDAHLEAETLPMVFKSFGGKARFQGRVRTLKVFQDNALVRRMLEEEGAGQVLVVDGGGSLKTALLGGNLARLAWQRGWAGVVVHGAVRDVEELRQVPMGILALAATPRKSAKEGLGEMDVPLSLPWATVFPGSFLLADEDGILLLPSPPGGGQSAG from the coding sequence ATGGACTGGCGGACCACCGACCTTTCGGACGCCCACCTCGAGGCGGAAACCCTCCCCATGGTCTTCAAGAGCTTTGGCGGAAAAGCCCGCTTCCAAGGCCGGGTGCGCACCCTAAAGGTGTTCCAGGACAACGCCTTGGTGCGAAGGATGTTGGAGGAGGAAGGAGCCGGCCAGGTGCTGGTGGTGGATGGAGGAGGCTCCTTGAAAACCGCCCTTTTGGGCGGCAACCTGGCCCGGCTAGCCTGGCAAAGGGGCTGGGCCGGGGTGGTGGTGCACGGGGCGGTGCGGGATGTGGAGGAACTCCGGCAAGTGCCCATGGGCATCCTGGCCCTGGCGGCCACCCCCAGGAAAAGCGCCAAGGAGGGCCTGGGAGAGATGGATGTGCCCCTTAGCCTCCCTTGGGCCACGGTTTTTCCGGGAAGCTTTCTTCTAGCAGACGAGGACGGGATCCTTCTCCTGCCCTCGCCCCCTGGCGGCGGCCAAAGCGCCGGATGA
- a CDS encoding c-type cytochrome — MEKAKRLFFPLGILVLGLAGYLALGQYTLPEGPGKDLVLAKCQACHDIGFVARERLSRDRWDGVIDEMVLRGLKITPEERAAILDYLATYLGTQPPPTPPQAEASPAPKTGAQVYANCQGCHGPQGEGNPPTFPPLKGHVEKILQAEGGRAYLLLAVLYGLQGPIKVEGKEYTGVMPGFAWLSDEEVALVLNHLAGWGAPQGFKAYSPDEVKAARAKALSPEEVLKLRQGLRLP; from the coding sequence ATGGAGAAAGCGAAAAGGCTCTTTTTCCCTCTCGGCATTTTAGTCCTGGGCCTTGCCGGTTACCTGGCCCTGGGACAGTACACCCTACCGGAGGGGCCGGGGAAGGACCTGGTCCTGGCCAAGTGCCAAGCCTGCCACGACATCGGCTTCGTCGCCAGGGAGCGGCTTTCTAGAGATCGCTGGGACGGGGTTATTGATGAGATGGTGCTCCGGGGCCTAAAGATCACCCCTGAGGAACGGGCCGCCATCCTGGATTACCTGGCCACCTACCTGGGCACCCAACCCCCGCCCACCCCGCCCCAGGCCGAAGCCTCCCCCGCCCCCAAGACCGGGGCCCAGGTGTACGCCAACTGCCAAGGTTGCCATGGGCCGCAAGGGGAAGGCAATCCCCCCACCTTCCCGCCCCTCAAAGGGCATGTGGAAAAGATCCTCCAGGCGGAAGGAGGCCGGGCCTACCTCTTGTTGGCGGTGCTGTACGGCCTCCAGGGCCCCATAAAGGTGGAGGGCAAGGAGTATACGGGCGTCATGCCCGGCTTCGCCTGGCTCTCCGACGAAGAGGTCGCCCTGGTCCTGAACCACCTGGCAGGGTGGGGGGCTCCCCAAGGCTTCAAAGCCTACAGCCCCGATGAGGTCAAGGCGGCCCGGGCCAAAGCCCTAAGCCCTGAAGAGGTCCTAAAGCTCCGGCAAGGGCTGAGGTTGCCATGA
- the mutS gene encoding DNA mismatch repair protein MutS: MLKGEGPGPLPPLLQQYVELRDRYPDYLLLFQVGDFYECFGEDAERLARALGLVLTHKSSKDFTTPMAGIPLRAFDAYAERLLKMGFRLAVADQVEPAEEAEGLVRREVTQLLTPGTLVQETLLSREANYLAAIATGDGFGVAFLDVSTGEFKGTLLKSKSALYDELFRHRPAEVLLAPELRENGAFVEEFQKRFPVMLSQAPFDPVGEGPLALRRAQGALLWYARWTQGEGFSPRPFRPYDPGAFMRLPEATLRALEVFEPIRGQDTLFGVLDETRTAFGRRLLQSWLRHPLVEKAPLEARLDQVERFVKEGALREGVRRLFFRLADLERLSTRLEMGRATPRDLGALRRSLGILPEIKALLGEEVALPNLAALGEELEAALVEDPPLKLSEGGLIREGYDPHLDALRQAHREGVAYFLELEEREKARTGIPTLKVGYNAVFGYYLEVTRPYYERVPPEYKAIQTLKDRQRYTLPEIKERERELYRLEAQIRRREEEVFLELREKAKGEAEALREAARVLAELDVYAALAEVAVRYGYTRPRFAEHLRIRGGRHPVVERRTGFVPNDLEMAHELVLVTGPNMAGKSTYLRQTALIALLAQMGSFVPAEEAILPLFDRILTRIGASDDLAGGRSTFMVEMEEVALILKEATESSLVLLDEVGRGTSSLDGVAIATAVAEALHERRCYALFATHYFELTALPLPRLKNLHVAAKEEEGGLVFYHQVLPGPASKSYGVEVARMAGLPKEVVERAKALLQLLTARREGVAEAVLERLLALDPNSLTPLEALRLLHELRALALGAPLDTIKG; the protein is encoded by the coding sequence ATGCTCAAGGGCGAAGGCCCTGGACCCTTGCCTCCCCTTCTCCAGCAGTACGTGGAGCTACGGGACCGCTACCCCGACTACCTCCTCCTCTTCCAGGTGGGGGATTTCTACGAGTGCTTCGGGGAGGATGCGGAAAGGCTGGCCCGGGCTTTGGGCCTGGTCCTCACCCACAAGTCCAGCAAGGACTTCACCACCCCCATGGCGGGGATTCCCCTACGGGCCTTTGATGCCTATGCGGAAAGGCTTCTCAAGATGGGTTTTCGCCTGGCGGTGGCCGACCAGGTGGAGCCGGCGGAGGAGGCGGAGGGCCTGGTGCGGCGGGAGGTGACCCAGCTCCTCACCCCCGGCACCCTGGTGCAGGAAACCCTCCTTTCCCGGGAGGCCAACTACCTGGCGGCCATCGCCACGGGGGATGGGTTCGGGGTGGCCTTTCTGGACGTTTCTACGGGGGAGTTTAAGGGGACGCTTTTGAAGAGCAAAAGCGCTCTCTACGACGAGCTATTCCGCCACCGGCCCGCGGAGGTGCTCCTGGCCCCGGAACTGCGGGAGAACGGGGCGTTTGTGGAGGAGTTTCAGAAGCGTTTTCCGGTGATGCTCTCCCAGGCCCCCTTCGATCCCGTGGGCGAGGGGCCCTTGGCCCTGCGCCGGGCCCAGGGGGCGCTCCTTTGGTATGCCCGCTGGACCCAAGGGGAAGGGTTCTCCCCCAGGCCCTTTCGCCCCTATGACCCTGGGGCCTTCATGCGCCTGCCGGAGGCTACCTTGAGGGCCCTCGAGGTCTTTGAGCCCATCCGGGGGCAGGACACCCTTTTTGGTGTCCTGGACGAGACGCGCACCGCCTTCGGTCGTAGGCTCCTGCAAAGCTGGCTAAGGCATCCCCTGGTGGAGAAGGCCCCCCTGGAGGCCCGTTTGGATCAGGTGGAACGGTTCGTGAAGGAGGGGGCCTTGCGGGAGGGGGTGAGGCGGCTCTTCTTCCGCTTGGCAGACCTGGAGCGGCTTTCCACCCGGTTGGAGATGGGGCGGGCCACGCCCCGGGACCTGGGAGCCTTGCGCCGTAGCCTGGGGATCCTCCCCGAGATCAAGGCCCTTCTGGGGGAGGAGGTGGCGCTTCCCAACCTTGCTGCCCTGGGGGAAGAGCTGGAGGCGGCCTTGGTGGAGGACCCTCCCCTAAAGCTTTCCGAAGGGGGGCTCATCCGCGAAGGCTACGACCCCCACCTGGACGCCCTGCGCCAGGCCCACCGGGAGGGGGTGGCCTATTTTCTGGAGCTGGAGGAGAGGGAGAAGGCCAGGACCGGCATCCCCACCCTGAAGGTGGGCTACAATGCCGTTTTCGGCTACTACCTAGAGGTAACCCGGCCCTACTACGAGCGGGTTCCCCCCGAGTACAAGGCCATCCAGACGCTAAAGGACCGGCAACGCTACACCCTGCCGGAGATCAAGGAGCGGGAAAGGGAGCTCTACCGCCTCGAGGCCCAGATCCGCCGCCGGGAAGAGGAGGTCTTTTTAGAACTTAGAGAGAAAGCCAAGGGGGAGGCGGAGGCCCTGAGGGAGGCGGCGAGGGTCCTGGCGGAGCTGGACGTCTACGCCGCCTTGGCGGAGGTGGCGGTGCGCTACGGCTACACCCGGCCCCGTTTTGCGGAGCATCTTCGCATCCGGGGTGGGCGTCACCCCGTGGTGGAAAGGCGCACGGGCTTTGTTCCCAACGACCTGGAGATGGCCCACGAGCTGGTTTTGGTCACCGGGCCCAACATGGCGGGGAAGAGCACCTACCTGCGCCAGACGGCCCTCATCGCCCTTCTGGCCCAGATGGGCAGCTTTGTGCCCGCAGAGGAGGCCATCCTTCCCCTCTTTGACCGCATCCTCACCCGCATCGGGGCCTCCGACGACCTGGCGGGGGGGCGGAGCACCTTCATGGTGGAGATGGAGGAGGTGGCCTTAATCCTTAAGGAAGCTACGGAAAGCAGCCTGGTTCTCCTGGACGAGGTGGGAAGGGGGACGAGTTCCTTGGATGGGGTGGCCATCGCCACCGCCGTGGCCGAGGCCCTGCACGAAAGGCGGTGCTACGCCCTCTTCGCCACCCACTACTTTGAGCTCACCGCCTTGCCCCTTCCCCGGCTTAAGAACCTCCACGTGGCCGCCAAGGAGGAGGAGGGGGGGCTGGTCTTTTACCACCAGGTCCTCCCGGGCCCCGCCTCCAAAAGCTACGGGGTGGAGGTGGCCCGCATGGCGGGGCTTCCCAAGGAGGTGGTGGAGCGGGCCAAGGCCCTTCTCCAGCTCCTTACCGCCCGGAGGGAGGGGGTGGCCGAGGCGGTGTTGGAAAGGCTTTTGGCCCTGGACCCCAATAGCCTCACCCCCCTCGAGGCCCTCCGCCTCTTGCATGAGCTCAGGGCCTTGGCCTTAGGTGCCCCCCTGGATACCATAAAGGGGTGA
- a CDS encoding bifunctional metallophosphatase/5'-nucleotidase yields the protein MYKRREILKAGAALGLAGLGLGRAQGGFTLTLVHTNDTHAHLEPMELTLSGKKVRVGGVAQRIAFFDRLRAARKNLLFLDAGDVFQGTLYFNQYRGLADRYFMHRALYRVMALGNHEFDLGPGPLAEFLQGARFKVVSANVAVEREPRLKGLLAPYAVVLVGGEKVGVIGLTTPDTREIANPGPTVDFLDPYESAQKAVFELLRKGVNKIVVLSHLGYGEDLKLARRLVGAQVIVGGHSHTLLGSFPHKELAPAGPYPTVVKNPEGKDVLVVQAWEWGKVVGLLEVTFDARGELLAYKGEPFLMTPEVAPEDFFAKEALLAYAQPVLALMGQVIAQAKVDLIGERAMVRRRESNLGNLIADGMVWKTRNAGVRIALQNGGGIRASIPKGPITVGKVYEVLPFGNTLVVLDLKGKEIKAALENGVSQWEQTAGRFLQVSGLRYAFDLSRPSGDRVVRVEVKTEKGFVPLDLEATYRVVVNNFIANGGDGFTVLKEAQGYRVDTGFSDAESFMDYLKELKEVEAGLEGRIEVLNEPKGERPAYWAFQLPMGVGV from the coding sequence ATGTATAAGCGTCGGGAGATATTGAAGGCAGGGGCGGCTTTAGGCCTGGCGGGTTTGGGCTTAGGGCGGGCCCAGGGGGGTTTTACCCTCACCCTGGTGCACACCAACGACACCCATGCCCACCTGGAACCCATGGAGCTCACCCTTTCCGGCAAGAAGGTGCGGGTGGGGGGTGTGGCCCAGCGCATCGCCTTCTTTGACCGGCTAAGGGCGGCTCGGAAGAACCTCCTTTTCCTGGATGCGGGGGATGTCTTCCAGGGCACCCTCTACTTCAACCAGTACCGGGGCCTGGCGGACCGCTACTTCATGCACCGGGCCCTTTACCGGGTGATGGCCCTGGGCAACCACGAGTTTGACCTGGGGCCTGGCCCCTTGGCGGAGTTTTTGCAGGGGGCCCGGTTCAAGGTGGTGTCCGCCAACGTGGCGGTGGAGCGGGAGCCCCGGCTGAAGGGATTGTTGGCTCCTTATGCCGTGGTCCTGGTGGGGGGGGAGAAGGTGGGGGTGATCGGCCTCACCACCCCGGATACCCGGGAGATCGCCAACCCCGGGCCCACCGTGGACTTCCTGGACCCTTACGAATCGGCCCAGAAGGCGGTCTTTGAGCTTCTGCGGAAAGGGGTCAACAAGATCGTGGTCCTTTCCCACCTGGGCTACGGGGAGGACCTGAAGCTGGCCCGGAGGCTCGTGGGAGCGCAGGTGATCGTGGGTGGGCACTCCCACACCCTTTTGGGTAGCTTCCCCCACAAGGAGCTCGCCCCGGCAGGGCCCTACCCCACGGTGGTGAAGAACCCTGAGGGGAAGGATGTGCTGGTGGTCCAGGCCTGGGAGTGGGGGAAGGTGGTGGGCCTTCTGGAGGTGACCTTTGACGCCAGAGGGGAGCTCCTTGCCTACAAGGGCGAGCCCTTCCTCATGACCCCCGAGGTGGCCCCCGAGGACTTCTTCGCCAAGGAGGCCCTTTTGGCCTACGCCCAGCCGGTCTTGGCCCTGATGGGACAGGTGATCGCCCAGGCCAAGGTGGACCTCATCGGGGAAAGGGCCATGGTGCGGAGGCGGGAGAGCAACCTGGGGAACCTGATCGCCGACGGCATGGTCTGGAAGACCCGAAACGCCGGGGTGCGGATCGCCCTGCAAAACGGCGGGGGCATCCGGGCCTCCATTCCCAAGGGTCCCATCACCGTGGGGAAGGTTTACGAGGTGTTGCCCTTCGGCAACACCCTGGTGGTGCTGGACCTAAAGGGCAAGGAGATCAAGGCCGCCCTGGAGAATGGGGTTTCCCAGTGGGAGCAGACGGCAGGCCGCTTCCTCCAGGTTTCCGGCCTGCGCTACGCCTTTGACCTTTCCAGGCCCTCAGGGGACCGGGTGGTGCGGGTGGAGGTGAAGACGGAGAAGGGCTTTGTGCCCCTGGACCTCGAGGCCACCTACCGGGTGGTGGTGAACAACTTCATCGCCAACGGGGGCGACGGCTTCACCGTGCTCAAGGAGGCCCAAGGCTATAGGGTGGACACGGGCTTCAGCGATGCGGAAAGCTTCATGGACTACCTCAAGGAGCTCAAGGAGGTGGAGGCGGGCCTCGAGGGGCGGATTGAGGTGCTGAACGAGCCCAAGGGGGAAAGGCCTGCCTACTGGGCTTTCCAGCTTCCCATGGGAGTGGGCGTTTAA
- a CDS encoding MOSC domain-containing protein, whose amino-acid sequence MRGTVISLHLGLGSGLPKPRVETLELVAGFGAKGDRHAGKDPDRAVLVAGLLSYEKAKGAGIELPFGALGENLLLDLDPHALPPGARLRVGEALLEFSYVCTVCSSLSQFDLRLPKLLYGGRGLYARVLEGGLVRVGDPVQVPVAV is encoded by the coding sequence ATGAGGGGCACCGTGATCTCCCTCCACCTGGGCCTGGGCTCGGGGCTTCCCAAGCCTCGGGTGGAAACCTTGGAGCTGGTGGCCGGTTTCGGGGCCAAGGGGGACCGGCATGCGGGCAAAGATCCCGACCGGGCCGTCCTAGTTGCCGGGCTTCTCTCCTACGAAAAGGCCAAGGGGGCAGGCATTGAGCTTCCCTTCGGGGCCTTGGGGGAAAACCTCCTCCTGGACCTGGACCCCCATGCCCTTCCCCCAGGTGCCCGGCTGAGGGTGGGGGAGGCCCTTTTGGAGTTCTCCTATGTGTGCACGGTCTGCTCCAGCCTTTCCCAGTTTGACCTCAGGCTTCCCAAGCTCCTCTATGGGGGCCGGGGCCTTTATGCCCGGGTCCTCGAGGGCGGCCTGGTGCGGGTGGGCGACCCCGTGCAGGTCCCGGTAGCTGTTTAG
- the mutL gene encoding DNA mismatch repair endonuclease MutL, whose translation MIRPLPEELRGLLARGEVVFSLKDAVRELLENALDAGAKRVRVELFGGGRERIVVEDDGEGIPFAELPLAVEPFATSKLQDPGRIATLGFRGQALYALRQAALLRIRSRPRLQVGGGLLLAHRDRVELKEVPAPPGTRVEVVGLSGEGSEREVGELLRRYLLHYPWLSLAFFAEGEARLLFPGAGLKEAARLAFGRVLAERLLYLRGQAGEMRLEGLLSGPQASRTRPDLLFLAINGRPVVWPQRLLKVVRRAYRELLPEGHFPVGVLNLTLPLPAFRLRLDARKEEVEVLEEVEAFVEESLRQAFQEGNLARSLPEPRPLLPLSPPTPSGLPRLRYLGQFRDSYLLAEAGDTLYVVDQHAAHERVIYEEFQRDLREEGLRELPYPVLVELSPMEEALLPEREEALASLFALEAFGPGRVRLLKAPSFLHPYPLLLPEIFREALRGEGKSLKELLARVACLPAVKAGYPLSQAEGQALLDALLRCETPWVCPHGRPTLLALREEDLIRRFGRRQGARAGEGSRPRLLEESFPEKPWPKGG comes from the coding sequence GTGATCCGCCCGCTTCCCGAGGAACTCCGGGGGCTTCTGGCCCGGGGCGAGGTGGTCTTTTCCCTAAAGGATGCGGTGCGGGAGCTTTTGGAAAACGCCTTGGACGCTGGGGCCAAAAGGGTGCGGGTGGAGCTTTTCGGCGGGGGAAGGGAAAGGATCGTGGTGGAGGATGACGGCGAGGGGATCCCCTTTGCGGAGCTTCCCTTGGCGGTGGAGCCCTTTGCCACCAGCAAGCTCCAGGACCCCGGGAGGATCGCCACCCTGGGCTTCCGCGGCCAGGCCCTTTATGCCCTAAGGCAGGCGGCCCTCCTCCGCATCCGCTCCCGGCCCCGCCTCCAGGTGGGTGGGGGGCTTCTTTTGGCCCATAGGGACCGGGTGGAGCTCAAGGAGGTGCCCGCCCCCCCGGGGACCCGGGTGGAGGTGGTGGGCCTTTCGGGGGAGGGCTCGGAGCGGGAGGTGGGGGAGCTTTTAAGGCGCTATCTCCTTCACTATCCTTGGCTTTCCCTGGCCTTCTTCGCCGAGGGGGAGGCCCGGCTCCTCTTCCCGGGGGCCGGGCTTAAAGAGGCAGCCCGGCTGGCCTTTGGCCGGGTCTTGGCGGAAAGGCTTCTCTACCTCAGGGGACAGGCTGGGGAGATGCGTTTGGAGGGGCTTCTTTCCGGGCCCCAGGCCTCCCGCACCCGGCCCGACCTCCTCTTCCTCGCCATCAACGGCCGCCCCGTGGTTTGGCCCCAAAGGCTCCTAAAGGTGGTGCGCCGGGCCTACCGGGAGCTTCTGCCTGAGGGGCATTTTCCCGTGGGGGTCTTGAACCTCACCCTGCCCCTCCCTGCCTTCCGTTTGCGCTTGGATGCCCGGAAGGAGGAGGTGGAGGTCTTGGAGGAGGTGGAAGCGTTTGTGGAGGAAAGCCTGCGCCAGGCCTTCCAGGAGGGAAACCTGGCCCGAAGCCTTCCCGAGCCCAGGCCCCTTCTGCCCCTAAGCCCGCCCACCCCCTCGGGGCTTCCCCGGCTGCGGTATCTGGGCCAGTTCCGGGATAGCTACCTCCTGGCGGAGGCGGGGGACACCCTGTATGTGGTGGACCAGCACGCCGCCCACGAGCGGGTGATCTACGAGGAGTTCCAAAGGGATCTTAGAGAGGAGGGGCTAAGGGAGCTTCCCTACCCGGTGCTGGTGGAGCTTTCCCCCATGGAGGAGGCCCTTCTGCCCGAGAGGGAGGAGGCCTTGGCCTCCCTTTTTGCCCTCGAGGCCTTTGGCCCTGGCCGGGTCAGGCTCCTCAAGGCGCCCTCTTTTCTCCATCCCTACCCCCTTCTCCTTCCCGAAATCTTCCGCGAGGCCCTAAGGGGGGAGGGGAAAAGCCTCAAAGAGCTCTTGGCCCGCGTGGCCTGCCTGCCCGCGGTGAAGGCGGGGTATCCTTTATCCCAAGCGGAGGGCCAGGCCCTTTTGGATGCCCTTTTAAGGTGCGAAACCCCCTGGGTCTGCCCCCATGGCCGCCCCACCCTCTTGGCCCTTAGGGAGGAGGACCTCATCCGGCGCTTTGGCCGCCGCCAGGGGGCGAGGGCAGGAGAAGGATCCCGTCCTCGTCTGCTAGAAGAAAGCTTCCCGGAAAAACCGTGGCCCAAGGGAGGCTAA
- the purU gene encoding formyltetrahydrofolate deformylase, whose protein sequence is MEEARLLITCPDRPGIVAAVSGFLYAHGANITDLQQYSTDPEGGTFFMRLAFTTPHLDLSRPALERAFQDVVASRFQMEWRLAYASERKRVAILVSRPAHALLELLWRYRVGELSMDLRMVISNHPHHQEEVERFGIPYHHVPVDRGRKEEAEERILALLGEEGVELVVLARYMQILSPRFVARYPMRIINIHHSFLPAFAGADPYRQAHERGVKLIGATAHYVTEELDQGPIIEQDVVRVSHRHTVAEMRRLGQELERTVLARAVRWHLEDRILVHGNKTVVFV, encoded by the coding sequence ATGGAAGAGGCGCGGCTCCTCATCACCTGCCCGGACCGGCCCGGCATCGTGGCTGCCGTGTCCGGGTTCCTCTACGCCCACGGGGCCAACATCACGGATCTGCAGCAGTATTCCACCGACCCGGAAGGAGGCACCTTCTTCATGCGCCTGGCCTTCACCACCCCCCACCTGGACCTCTCCCGTCCCGCTTTGGAGCGGGCCTTCCAAGACGTGGTGGCCAGCCGCTTTCAGATGGAGTGGCGCTTGGCCTACGCTTCGGAGAGGAAACGGGTGGCCATCTTGGTTTCCCGGCCCGCCCACGCCCTTTTGGAACTCCTTTGGCGCTATAGGGTGGGGGAGCTTTCCATGGACCTGCGCATGGTGATCTCCAACCACCCCCATCACCAGGAGGAGGTGGAGCGCTTCGGCATCCCCTACCACCATGTGCCCGTGGACCGGGGACGTAAGGAGGAGGCCGAGGAGAGGATTCTGGCCCTTCTTGGGGAAGAGGGGGTGGAGCTTGTGGTTCTAGCCCGCTACATGCAAATCCTCTCCCCCCGGTTTGTGGCCCGGTACCCCATGCGCATCATCAACATCCACCACTCCTTCCTGCCGGCCTTTGCCGGGGCCGATCCCTACCGCCAGGCCCACGAGCGGGGGGTGAAGCTCATCGGGGCCACGGCCCACTACGTCACCGAGGAGCTGGACCAAGGCCCCATCATTGAGCAAGACGTGGTGCGGGTATCCCACCGCCACACGGTGGCGGAGATGCGCCGGCTTGGGCAGGAGCTGGAGCGCACCGTCTTGGCCCGGGCGGTGCGCTGGCACCTGGAGGACCGCATCCTGGTCCACGGCAACAAAACCGTGGTCTTCGTCTAA
- the glnA gene encoding type I glutamate--ammonia ligase, with protein MAYTKAEILKALKAEKVKFLRLQITDILGVVKNVEVPESQFEKALDGEIMFDGSSIEGFTRIEESDMLLKPDYNTFVILPDSLEDPARGRVARLICDVAYPDGRPFEGDPRYVLKRQVERLKKLGFDTMYAGPEPEFFLFLRTPEGLPTVETHDRAGYFDLAPIDKGEEARRDMVNVLVAMGFEIEASHHEVAPGQHEIDFKYADALTTADNIATFKWVVKRVALNHGLHATFLPKPIRGINGSGMHTHLSLFKNGENAFFDPKAEYQLSKTALHFIAGLLEHAEGMVAITNPLVNSYKRLTPGYEAPTNIAWSAANRSAMIRVPARRGVGTRAELRMPDPSANPYLALAVMAAAAIDGIERKLLPPPPIQRNIYQMSVRERRKHKIRELPGTLREALEALRKDPVIQEALGEHIYTHFLQAKQMEWDDYRVTVHQWELDQYLATY; from the coding sequence ATGGCGTACACCAAGGCGGAAATCCTCAAGGCGCTCAAGGCGGAGAAGGTGAAGTTCCTGCGCCTCCAGATCACCGACATCCTGGGCGTGGTCAAGAACGTGGAGGTCCCCGAGTCCCAGTTTGAGAAGGCCCTGGACGGGGAGATCATGTTTGACGGCTCCTCCATCGAGGGGTTCACCCGGATTGAGGAGTCGGACATGCTCCTCAAGCCCGACTACAACACCTTCGTCATCCTGCCCGATAGCCTGGAAGACCCCGCCCGCGGCCGGGTGGCCCGGCTCATCTGCGACGTGGCCTACCCCGACGGCCGCCCCTTTGAGGGGGACCCCCGTTACGTGTTGAAACGCCAGGTGGAGCGCCTTAAGAAGCTGGGCTTTGACACCATGTATGCGGGCCCCGAGCCGGAGTTCTTCCTCTTCCTCCGGACCCCCGAGGGCCTTCCCACCGTGGAAACCCACGACCGGGCGGGCTACTTTGACCTGGCCCCCATCGACAAGGGGGAGGAGGCCCGGCGGGACATGGTGAACGTCTTGGTGGCCATGGGCTTTGAGATCGAGGCCTCCCACCACGAGGTGGCCCCGGGCCAGCACGAAATTGACTTCAAGTACGCCGATGCCCTCACCACCGCCGACAACATCGCCACCTTCAAGTGGGTGGTGAAGCGGGTGGCCCTGAACCACGGCCTCCACGCCACCTTCCTGCCCAAGCCCATCCGGGGGATCAACGGCAGCGGCATGCACACCCACCTCTCCCTTTTCAAAAACGGGGAGAACGCCTTCTTTGATCCCAAGGCCGAGTACCAGCTCTCCAAGACCGCCCTCCACTTCATCGCCGGGCTTTTGGAGCACGCCGAGGGCATGGTGGCCATCACCAACCCCTTGGTGAACTCCTACAAGCGCCTCACCCCCGGGTACGAGGCCCCCACCAACATCGCCTGGTCGGCGGCCAACCGCTCCGCCATGATCCGCGTACCCGCCCGCCGGGGCGTGGGCACCCGGGCGGAGCTCAGGATGCCCGATCCCTCCGCCAACCCCTACCTGGCCCTGGCGGTGATGGCCGCAGCCGCCATAGACGGGATTGAGCGCAAGCTCCTGCCCCCACCCCCCATCCAGCGCAACATCTACCAGATGAGCGTGCGGGAAAGGCGCAAGCACAAGATCCGCGAGCTTCCTGGAACCCTAAGGGAGGCCCTCGAGGCCCTGAGGAAGGACCCCGTGATCCAGGAGGCCTTGGGGGAACACATCTACACCCACTTCCTCCAGGCCAAGCAGATGGAGTGGGACGACTACCGGGTCACGGTACACCAGTGGGAGCTGGACCAGTACCTGGCCACGTACTAA